In Vigna unguiculata cultivar IT97K-499-35 chromosome 3, ASM411807v1, whole genome shotgun sequence, a single genomic region encodes these proteins:
- the LOC114179494 gene encoding auxin-responsive protein SAUR50, with amino-acid sequence MAIRKSTKLPQAEVIKQIVRRCSSFGKKHGYDEEGLPEDVPKGHFAVYVGENRTRYIVPISWLAHPQFQTLLQRAEEEFGFNHDMGLTIPCDELVFEFLTSMIRS; translated from the coding sequence ATGGCCATAAGAAAATCCACGAAGCTACCCCAAGCAGAAGTGATAAAGCAAATAGTGAGAAGGTGTTCAAGTTTTGGAAAGAAACATGGGTACGATGAAGAGGGTCTTCCTGAGGATGTTCCAAAAGGGCACTTTGCAGTGTATGTTGGTGAAAACAGGACAAGATATATTGTCCCAATTTCATGGTTGGCTCATCCACAGTTTCAAACTCTTCTCCAAAGAGCTGAAGAGGAATTTGGCTTCAATCATGACATGGGTCTTACCATCCCATGTGATGAACTGGTTTTTGAGTTTCTTACCTCAATGATTAGGTCATAA